A stretch of the Acyrthosiphon pisum isolate AL4f unplaced genomic scaffold, pea_aphid_22Mar2018_4r6ur Scaffold_3075;HRSCAF=3609, whole genome shotgun sequence genome encodes the following:
- the LOC103311506 gene encoding EPM2A-interacting protein 1-like, whose product MGFSNINRYNTSSELVKSKTTRKKKLVSTLFGSVKAFQNKLSLFLNQIEELNFSHFECCATLKTEDCGIFLKQRCIKIINTLIREFENRFKDIRTKEPIINLFENQFNINPEIVEASLQLEIIELQSNNSL is encoded by the coding sequence TATAACACATCATCTGAACTTGTTAAATCTAAAACtacaaggaaaaaaaaactCGTAAGTACATTGTTCGGTTCAGTAAAAGctttccaaaataaattatctttatttctAAATCAAATTGAAGAATTAAATTTCTCCCATTTTGAATGTTGTGCTACTTTAAAAACAGAAGATTGTggtatatttctaaaacaaaggtgcattaaaattattaacacacTTATTCGTGAATTTGAAAATCGTTTTAAAGACATTCGAACTAAAGAAccaattataaatctatttgaaaatcaatttaatataaatccgGAAATTGTCGAAGCTTCTTTACAATTAGAAATTATAGAACTCCAATCTAATAATTCTTTATga